Part of the Oerskovia paurometabola genome is shown below.
GCGGTCGCGGAGATCGCGAAGATCCCGTAGACGAGGACCAGCACGCGCCCGAAGCCGCTGCCCGTCCTGCGGGGTGCGTCGTGGGCGCCCCGCGGATCGTGGGCGCCGGCGCCGTCTGGAGTGCCCGACGGCGGCACGCGGGTCGCGGGGTCGGGCGCGGTCTCGGGGTTCTCGGGGTGGGTCACGCCATCTCTCCTCAGGCGGTCCAGATCTGCCACAGCCGCCACTCGAGGAACGCGACGGTGATCGCGGCGACCGCGAGCACGACCGAGCTCCAGCGGGAGCGTTCGGCGAACGCCCACACGGCGGCGACGGGCAGGATGAACAGGGCGGTGATCAGGTAGCCCCAGAGCTTCACGGGGTCGCTCGCCGAGCTCCCCGTCGCGGCGAGGACGCCCGCGACGATCATCTGCAGGACGATCGCGCCCTCGATGACGGCACCGCCCCAGAGCTGCTTGAGGACGACGGCACGGTCGCGGGCGACGAACCACCCGGCCCAACCGGTGAGGGCCGCGCACAGCGCGACCACGAGGAGGACGAGGGGGAGGACCACGGGGCCGAGCCTACCGGCGTCCGGGCCGCGGGCAGGAATCGTCTGCGGCTCGCCGTACCGGTGGCCCCGCTCCGCGCAGCGGCTAGCATCGAGCCGTGGCTGAACTCACTCTCTCCAGCAAGAACCCGACCGGCGTGAAGGTGGACGCGCTCGTCGTCGGGACCCAGACGACATCGGACGGCGTGGCCGTCGTGGGGGACGACCTCCCCCGCGAGGTGGTCGCCGAGCTCGAGTCCCTCGCGCCCGCGCTGGGCATCACCGGTGCGCGCGACGAGGTGCGCACGGTGCCCGCAGGCTCGCACCTCAAGGCCGGCGTCCTGGTCCTGACGGGACTCGGCGCTCGTGACGAGTCGGGCACGTTCGCGGCCGAGACGCTGCGGCGTGCGGCCGGTGCCGCGGTGCGCGAGCTCAAGGGTGCCGTGTCCGTCGCGGTGGCCCTGCCCGCCAAGGACGAGGCCGAGGTCGCCGCGATCGCCGAGGGCGCGCTGCTCGGCGCGTACTCGTTCACGCGCTACCGGGACGGGGCGGGCGCGACCAAGCCTGGCGGTGCCGTCTCGACCATCGAGGTCCTCACCTCGCTCGCCCGCGGGGCCAAGGCGAAGGCCGCGGTCGAGCGTGCCGCGACGATCTCCGCCGCGGTCCACGCGACGCGCGACCTGGTCAACACCGCCCCGAACGACCTGTTCCCCGCGGCCTTCGCCGACATCGCCAAGGCCGCCGCGAAGGGCACGGGCGTCAAGGTCACGGTCCTCGACGAGAAGGCTCTCGCAGCCGGCGGCTACGGCGGCATCCTCGCGGTCGGCCAGGGTTCCTCGCGCGGCCCGCGGCTCGTCAAGGTGTCCTACTCGCCCTCGCGCCCGCACGCCAAGGTCGCGCTGGTCGGCAAGGGCATCACGTTCGACTCGGGCGGCATCTCGATCAAGCCCGCCAAGGGCATGGAGGCCATGAAGTCCGACATGGCCGGCGCCGCCGCCGTCCTGCACACGGTGCTCGCGGCCTCGAGGCTCGGCCTGCCCGTCGCGGTGACCGGCTGGCTCTGCCTCGCCGAGAACATGCCGTCGGGCACGGCGCAGCGCCCTTCGGACGTCATCACGATCCGTGGCGGCAAGACCGTCGAGGTCCTCAACACCGACGCGGAGGGTCGCCTCGTCATGGCCGACGGCCTGGTCGCGGCGATCGAGGAGAAGCCTGACGTCGTGCTCGACGTCGCGACGCTCACGGGCGCGCAGATGGTCGCGCTCGGCACGCGCGTGTCGGCCGTCATGGGGTCCGACGACGTCCGGGGCGAGGTCGTCGCGGCGGCCGAGGCGGCGGGCGAGCAGTTCTGGCCCATGCCCCTGCCCGAGGAGCTCGCCGCGTCGATGAAGTCGAAGGTCGCGGACATCGCGAACATCGGCGACCGTTTCGGCGGGATGCTCGTCGCAGGTCTGTTCCTGCAGGAGTTCGTCGGCACCACGCCGTGGGCACACCTCGACATCGCGGGCCCCTCGTTCAACGAGGGCTCGGCGTTCGGCTACACGCCCGTCGGTGGCACGGGCGTCGCGGTCCGCACGCTCGTCGAGCTGCTCGAGGCGCGCGCCACGAAGAAGTAGTCGTCGGCCGCTGCGCCCGCCACGGGCCGTCGCAGCGGCGGGAGCGAGCACGACAGGACGGGCGCGACCTTCGAGGTCGTGCCCGTCCGTCGTTCCGGTCTGCATCGGATCCGGACCAGGTGCCGGTGTCCTCGGTCGGGGCTTCTGCGACCGGTCGAGGAGTCGAGATGCGGCCGTCTGGGGTCAAGGAGGGACTTCGACCCCCGTCGGCCGCATCTCGTCCGCCGGGAGCATCGGCCGCCACCCGGCGCAGCACGCATCCGAGGCGGGGTCAGCGCCTGCGCTGCCTGGAGTTCCAGTCGCGCATGCGCTGGGGGTAGCCCGTGAAGTTCACGTCGTAGACGGGGAGCTCGAGCTGTTCGGCGAGCTTGCGCGCCGCCTTGGCGTCGGGGACCCGGCGCCTCGTCCACTCCCCCGTGGTCGCGATGAGCATGAGCGTGGTGGGGGTGTCGTTCGTCGGCGGCTCGATGTACGCCTCGACACCCACGCGGGTGCGCGCGAACTCGGCGAGGTGCTCGACGGTCGCGCGACGCTGGTCCGCGCTCGACGGGGCACCGGCGGGCGCACCCGCTCCGTTCGCGGGCTTGCGGGAGAAGAGCTGCGACAGCCTGGACATGGAGGAAGGGTACTTGGTCGGCCTGGAGCGTTCCTGGGATCGGGCTCGGCCTCCCCTGTGGGCTGGCGCGACAGGATCGCCCACCGGTCGGGCGACGCACGGACGACGGGCACCACGACGTGCCCGGCGTGGCTGTCTTGAGCATCACACGCAAGAGTGTGCGTTCCGATTGGGGTACGGCTGACCGAAGTGCCAAGATGTCACGAGAACTTTGCTCTCCCTCTTTTCGTATGCCTAAGGAGCTGCACGTGGCCGAGACCGGCACACCTTTCGACGTCCTCGTCCTGGGCGGAGGCAGCGGCGGCTATGCCACCGCGCTGCGTGCCGCCGAGCTCGGCCTGAACGTCGCCCTCGTCGAAGCGCACAAGCTGGGCGGGACCTGCCTGCACAACGGCTGCATCCCCACGAAGGCTCTGCTGCACGCCGCCGAGCTCGCAGACAACGCCCGTGAGGGCAGCGCGTACGGCGTCCTGAGCCAGCTGCAGGGCATCGACATGAACGGCGTGAACGCGTACAAGGACGGCGTCATCGCCGGGCTGTACAAGGGCCTGCAGGGCCTCATCAAGTCCCGCAAGATCACGGTGATCGAGGGCCACGGCACGCTCGTCGCCGCGGACACGGTCGAGGTCGCGGGCCAGCGCTACACGGGCAAGAACGTCGTGCTCGCCACGGGCTCCTACGCCCGCTCGCTCCCCGGTCTGGAGATCGGCGGCCGCGTCATCACGTCCGACCAGGCACTGACGCTGGACTACGTGCCCCAGAGCGCGATCGTCCTGGGCGGCGGCGTGATCGGTGTCGAGTTCGCGAGCG
Proteins encoded:
- a CDS encoding oxidoreductase; protein product: MSRLSQLFSRKPANGAGAPAGAPSSADQRRATVEHLAEFARTRVGVEAYIEPPTNDTPTTLMLIATTGEWTRRRVPDAKAARKLAEQLELPVYDVNFTGYPQRMRDWNSRQRRR
- a CDS encoding leucyl aminopeptidase, whose amino-acid sequence is MAELTLSSKNPTGVKVDALVVGTQTTSDGVAVVGDDLPREVVAELESLAPALGITGARDEVRTVPAGSHLKAGVLVLTGLGARDESGTFAAETLRRAAGAAVRELKGAVSVAVALPAKDEAEVAAIAEGALLGAYSFTRYRDGAGATKPGGAVSTIEVLTSLARGAKAKAAVERAATISAAVHATRDLVNTAPNDLFPAAFADIAKAAAKGTGVKVTVLDEKALAAGGYGGILAVGQGSSRGPRLVKVSYSPSRPHAKVALVGKGITFDSGGISIKPAKGMEAMKSDMAGAAAVLHTVLAASRLGLPVAVTGWLCLAENMPSGTAQRPSDVITIRGGKTVEVLNTDAEGRLVMADGLVAAIEEKPDVVLDVATLTGAQMVALGTRVSAVMGSDDVRGEVVAAAEAAGEQFWPMPLPEELAASMKSKVADIANIGDRFGGMLVAGLFLQEFVGTTPWAHLDIAGPSFNEGSAFGYTPVGGTGVAVRTLVELLEARATKK